The sequence gtattattaatattattattattattattattattattatttattaaaagtatatcaagaaaacaaattacaatatatctacttttttgttttattgtgtagGGCAGCATACAGTAATCATtactgtatattttgtttaaataatgtaatttgtttatttagaaTAATTATTAACTGACATGCAGCGATATGAATGTTGTGACTGACCAATTAGAATAGAGTATCTCTGTTAGGAGAGAGCTGCTTAGTAAATAAACCATCTTTAccactctgaaaaaaaaatctaaacaatcaTACATTGCAAAAGATGAAAGAAATTGTACTAAAGGCACTACAATATTACATTATGCTTAAGGAAATAAAGTAGAGAGCCAAGAATACTGCTTCATCTGCTAAACTGCCAGGCACTTTCTGTCTTTCAGTGAAGTGACAGGGATAGTTACTGCGCAACCTGAGAATTAGCACCAATTTTTTTAATTCTAGACAccacatttattcctgtgacgtgACACACACAGCTGAGGGAGTTCTGAGACAGTAGCTTGTATTTAAATGGCACGACAAACACAGTCTTAGATGTAATCATTCCCCACATGTGATTGCTTGTCAGTGGAGAAGATGCATGGGTCCACTTGACTGTTGTGTTGTAAATCCCAGTCTGAGTGAAAATGGTGCTTAAATGTGTAGCTGTATTTCAAACTGTGATTACAAGTGTTGTGATTAATGGACTACCAACAGTAATAGTGTTGTTTGGAAAATCACTGACTTGTGTGCGGTTGGTACCTGCATATCCATCCGTTCTGCACTGCAGCCCCTCACAGTCAATGATGCACAGATGAACTTCTCGAGAGATCTTTGTTGTGCTTTAGGCCATAAAGTGTAGCTGTAAACAGTTTGTTACTATCTCCGTTGATGGTGTACTAAGTGCATCAGATGTTTGGAGTTGTTGGATTTGTACTGAGGTTATACTGGATTCTTCATCTGCTGTCTGTGATGCTGTAGACATCTCTGGTTGCACAGGAGGGGTAAACTCTTTGTTGTAATAATCAGGAACTTCTAGCTTGTCTGTTATCCCCTCGGGTGAAAGTGTTGTCACATTAGCTTCTTGTGTGTCACTGTGTAATAAATGGAGGTTTGATTTTAACATATCTGAAAAACAATTGCAATTTGTAGTTTTTAATACCAGATTGAGGACTCAGACAAAGTAAATAACCTAAACATggcaagctgtttttttttaaacaccttgAAGTGATTCAGGAACATTTTGACAGACACTAACCTGAACAAAGGGATTTTTCCATGGTCCAGTGCATTTTCTGATTTGTCTTTTTAAATGTGAGAATAGCATCTATCTTGTAGAAATTTTGCTGAAGTTTTTCACCTGACTGATCGATGCACTCCTAAAAaataccaaattaaaaaaaaaatgaaatcaaaattcaaAAGTAATTATTTGAAAGCCCTAAAAGGCAAAACTATTTACATATGAAATTGCTTTATATTAgaaaagaatttatatatatatatatatatatatatatacacacacacacacacagtatgtataaaataatatactaTTTGTATTCAGATAAATTGcagacacttaaaaaaaaagtttttaaaaaattttcacagtttttctatttctgtatttgtaatttatgtaattaattttcagcagccattactccagtctccagtgtcatgatccttcagaaatacttcGAATTAGCTGATTTGGTACTTAAACTTCTTATcaattttctttgatgaatataaagattaaaaagactgcacatttgaaatttaaaaaaaaatcatttgaaatacctttactgtcatttttgatcaatttagccatcattgctgaataaaagtattgatttctttcaaaaggtcctttgaacagtaatgtgtatatatttaaactaTACACGTCTAACCTTTTTCTGTTGAATATGGGATGTGGGAATGATaagctgcacaaagtcatttgtCTCTGACCACTTGAAATTGTCAGTCTGTTCCACAATAACAGAGCTTACTGACAGGGTTTCATTTTGATATCCACCTTTTTTGGTCAAGCCCACACGCTGTTTATAGACATGCAGCACAGTGTCTTCAGATGACGAATTGTTCACTGAAAGAAACACGCAGAATGGCTAGCCGATTCAAATATGTAAgatatgaaaaaataaagatgTGCCAAGATATATCCATAATAACAAACTGTTTGGACAGGCCGCCTCCATGCTGTAAGCATAATGGCCACTGACCAGTTTGAGAGGTAAGAAATGTCCTTCAGATttgaaaacctaaaaaaaaaaaaacagacttttaataaaaataaatctcctGCTGCAATGTTTAAAGCACACAATGGATTAAATGAGAGGTTTACAGACAATTCTTTAGCCAGTTTGGATATTTTTTAACTCAAGCACAAAGCCAAAAATACACTATTCAATTACATACCATTAGGTGGCACAGTTTAGTAAATAATTCTAGTTCAAGCAGGGTCAGAAAATTTAACAAGGGCTTTCAGTTGCAAACATGcaaaagaaaatgacaaaaatactcctcaaattgaaaataatgaatacCTCCTTTTCCTTTTTGTATATAAAAGATGTATGTGTGTTCTGTTgctaaatgatttcaaattttcaCAGCCGCACAGTATTACCTGCACAGGATTTAAGATGGTGTCTTCTCCCCTGAACTGTTATGTTTGGTTTgtgcatttcaacatttactagaATTAAGACTGGACTCCTCCAAAGCCACCACCAGACTCCCTCTCAAGGCCAGAGACCAGTCGAACTGATTGGACAAATCATTAGGGGACATTCCACGTCATAAACAGTACATTCAACTGTTCATAACCTCACATATCCACACATTCAACTGTTCATAACCTCACATATCCACACATTCAACTGTTCATAACCTCACATATCCACACATTCAACTGTTCATGACCTCACATATccacacatttattaaaaattacctCATTATTCCAGTTATCCACAGGGATCTCTCTGGTAaccaacaccaaaaaaaaaaaaaacctgaaaaatcaCTACAAAATGTTGATGTAATTCTGAGATACAGTGAAAAAAAGGGTCAGATGTTTATATTAGCAACACATTGCAAATATGTTTCAGTGACAAACAGGGACATTGTTTAGATTTTCCATGGACACCAAACCCACTGACATGAGCAAGAGACTTATAAAACTAGTACACAGaacattttgcaatatattcgttacatattctttttaaaaaaaaaaaaaaattaaatggtggTCATACTCACACCTTCCACTGTCTGTCTTACTGTGTGACATATGGGCTTCTTaaagtaattttattaaatataatatcatcattatattcatatttttatatactattCAAATATTTTAGAATGTTTCAAGTTATCATTTTGTGCAACATGCTTGAGAGAACATGCTATGACTTctgttataaaaattatttttgttcgtTTGTCAACATCAAATTCATTATATAAGATGTTTAATATGCAATCTTAATCAAAATTGATGATGCACTGTCGttattaaaaactatttctaGAATACCAGCAGAATAACAGTAATAACAGTATTTCCTGAAAGGAATAATATCACTACATTCCAGTAAGATGTTTTACAGACAGAAAATTCATAAAGTACAAAAAGGGGatcttaacaaaataataaagaataatctgtCAGTCTTATCCTACAATTAGTATAAATGACATATCAATTATctaaaagtgtaaaatatgtaatGTGGATACTATAACAATTAGTTTTttccaacaaaaaaaaatctgttaatggTGGCCCACAGAtctgtttctttcttctcttGCGTTAAGGTCAGAAATTCAGTGCCCATATATCTCACCTTGAATCTGTAATATTCCAGACAGCCAAAGCCTTAGTCGCTCAATTCTCATTCTATGAATCCAAAGTGCCATGTACTCAGAGAAAAATTCCACATCACCCTCTAGGAAAGTAAAACTGAGTCAGTTTTAATTCTTTAACTGCAGTATAGAGTAACATACTGTAAAGTAATTATTAACTGTCATGCTTGCAGATGGACTGCCCACCCAGTCTCTCTTCTGAAGTCACAAAACATTTCCCCATATGGGCAAAATGAAGTGCCTATGTGAAGCAAAGggcaacaataataattttagcAATATTACAggagaaaatatataaatcatcACCATCTAGTTACTTACACTGAAATAAGTAAAACCCTTGTGAGCATCAGCGCCATGGCTCATTTGGTTCTTGAGGACAGAGAGGTGATACAACTGCTTTTATAATACTATCAAGTCAGTTGTGTTTGGCCTTTTAGGTTACAAGTGAGTGTTAGAGCAAGGCTGACCCACTTcataataaaaattgtaaaacaCATATGTAAGTGTGAAAAAAGCAATGGATGGAGGGAAACCTGCACGGCAATAAAAATCTCTCCCTTTCTTTCATTCACTTCTTTTAACTCACAAGGTTTTACCTTTTCCAATAAAAATGCCATGGCCACTTCATGTGTTTACAGTTGTTATCAAGAACTATGCAAGATTACAGCACAGTAAATCTTCATTCAGTTGTGATTGTGCTATAAAATTGCATGTTTATAAGTATAATTAATATTGATTAGCCTACATTATGTTTGGCAGCATGATGTAAACCTTGTTGTGTCCTTCTTGGCCAttacaaaatgataaaaaataaaacaacaacaacaactgtaggTCCTAACAACACCCATGAGATGGCCGATCAAACCATCCCGGGTTCCAAAAGTGAAATCAGACATTGTATGATAAAGCCTTTTAActccatttttaaattttaagctaTTAATATatccaatattttttattattattatttattaaacgttgttttttcataaatacatAGATTATTTCACTCAGTCAACAAAAGGTGCATACTGGTAATATTACAGGCCTTTGTATTGTGTTCCAGTGCTTTTGTCTGTTCTTAAATCTGATG is a genomic window of Carassius carassius chromosome 46, fCarCar2.1, whole genome shotgun sequence containing:
- the c46h1orf127 gene encoding uncharacterized protein C1orf127 homolog, translating into MEAACPNMNNSSSEDTVLHVYKQRVGLTKKGGYQNETLSVSSVIVEQTDNFKWSETNDFVQLIIPTSHIQQKKECIDQSGEKLQQNFYKIDAILTFKKTNQKMHWTMEKSLCSDMLKSNLHLLHSDTQEANVTTLSPEGITDKLEVPDYYNKEFTPPVQPEMSTASQTADEESSITSVQIQQLQTSDALSTPSTEIVTNCLQLHFMA